In Mariluticola halotolerans, one DNA window encodes the following:
- a CDS encoding branched-chain amino acid ABC transporter substrate-binding protein, with translation MHVFSKAVAAGALFALTAGSVAVAQDTIAIGVQVPTTGSEATYGQDMANAVEIAQEEINAAGGVLGKKLTMVIGDSACDPQQSVNAASKIVSQNVVGAVGGYCSGATLPTLKIYGDANVPFVITASNSTQLIPANPGNAFMINSTGDEQATKAVEFLSSKGVTTLAIVNQGDSYSQDLADLARDAWTEAGHEVSTFETVNKGEQDYSAVVTSIKAENPDAVFWTAYYADGGLLIRQLRQSGYQGIIAVGDGSNSAKLFEIAGRAGEGVFAFSNPIAEFLPAAKAFIDTYQAKYGNAPGPYAPLTYDGMQLLAWAINKAGSTDADAIKEALASADGQEWLAGPISFTEQNTLARSNFIVLEGKDGAWVRAEE, from the coding sequence ATGCACGTATTTTCAAAGGCCGTCGCGGCAGGGGCGCTGTTTGCGCTGACCGCCGGTTCGGTTGCAGTGGCCCAGGATACGATCGCTATTGGCGTTCAGGTGCCCACGACCGGTTCTGAAGCCACCTATGGGCAGGATATGGCGAATGCCGTGGAAATCGCCCAGGAAGAAATCAACGCAGCGGGCGGTGTATTGGGCAAAAAGCTGACCATGGTTATCGGCGACAGTGCCTGTGATCCGCAGCAGTCTGTCAACGCGGCGAGCAAGATCGTTTCCCAAAACGTTGTGGGCGCCGTTGGTGGCTATTGCTCCGGCGCAACCTTGCCGACCCTCAAGATTTATGGCGATGCCAATGTGCCTTTCGTCATTACCGCTTCGAACTCAACCCAGCTCATTCCCGCCAATCCGGGCAATGCGTTCATGATCAACTCAACGGGTGACGAGCAGGCGACCAAGGCTGTTGAATTCCTGTCGAGCAAGGGCGTTACCACGCTGGCGATTGTGAACCAGGGCGATTCCTATTCACAGGATCTGGCTGATCTGGCCCGTGATGCCTGGACGGAAGCCGGTCATGAGGTTTCAACGTTCGAAACCGTCAACAAGGGCGAACAGGACTATTCTGCCGTTGTGACATCGATCAAGGCCGAGAATCCCGACGCTGTGTTCTGGACTGCCTATTATGCTGATGGTGGCTTGCTGATCCGTCAGCTGCGTCAGTCCGGGTATCAGGGCATCATTGCGGTTGGCGATGGTTCCAATTCTGCGAAACTGTTCGAGATTGCCGGTCGTGCCGGTGAGGGCGTATTTGCCTTCTCGAACCCGATTGCAGAGTTCCTGCCGGCTGCCAAGGCGTTTATCGACACCTATCAGGCCAAGTATGGCAATGCGCCTGGCCCCTATGCGCCACTGACCTATGACGGCATGCAGCTTCTGGCATGGGCGATCAACAAGGCAGGTTCCACTGATGCCGACGCGATCAAGGAAGCGCTGGCATCCGCTGACGGGCAAGAATGGCTCGCCGGCCCTATCTCGTTCACAGAACAGAACACTCTGGCTCGTTCCAACTTCATCGTTCTTGAAGGCAAGGACGGCGCCTGGGTTCGCGCAGAAGAATAG
- a CDS encoding GntR family transcriptional regulator, protein MSEKSPEKSTLSLVHSAYLAIEYKIVTLEFRPGSLLTEKSIIDAVGFGRTPVREAIQRLTLEGLTEVRPRLGVMVSEIRPEDYPRAIEPRVTLEPLLARSAARFAGPHDRETIQKCTEAMLACAASGDTLGFLQEDKALDEAISNAAANPFLPRILAPLQIHSRRFWYQYYGNDGLSTSAEGHAEVCKAIVAGDAERAAATTRELMEYLFAQSKALSA, encoded by the coding sequence ATGAGCGAGAAATCTCCAGAAAAATCAACCCTGTCGCTCGTGCACAGCGCCTATCTCGCGATTGAGTACAAAATCGTGACGCTGGAATTCCGTCCCGGCAGCCTGCTGACTGAAAAAAGCATAATCGATGCCGTTGGTTTCGGCCGCACCCCGGTGCGCGAAGCCATTCAGCGACTGACCCTTGAAGGCCTGACCGAGGTGCGTCCGCGCCTGGGCGTGATGGTTTCTGAAATCCGGCCCGAGGATTATCCCCGCGCCATCGAACCACGTGTCACCCTGGAGCCGCTTCTTGCCCGCTCCGCGGCACGCTTTGCCGGCCCGCATGACCGGGAAACCATTCAGAAATGCACCGAGGCGATGCTGGCCTGCGCTGCATCCGGCGACACCCTCGGCTTCCTGCAAGAGGACAAAGCGCTGGACGAAGCGATCAGCAATGCCGCAGCCAATCCCTTTCTGCCGCGTATTCTCGCACCCTTGCAGATCCACAGCCGCCGCTTCTGGTACCAGTATTATGGCAATGATGGCCTCAGCACATCCGCCGAAGGTCATGCTGAAGTCTGCAAGGCCATTGTGGCGGGCGACGCAGAACGCGCTGCCGCAACCACACGCGAATTGATGGAATATCTCTTCGCGCAGTCCAAGGCGCTATCTGCCTAG
- a CDS encoding serine hydrolase, whose translation MRLSAFSSLVFITLAATGDVRAQTIVPGVTPASDVTALAENGLTLALETLPATITDIMARSGVPGIAVAVVQGGETVFIDGFGVRDMETGAPVTPETVFQIASISKSISATVGAVAVAKGIVSWDDTARRYLPDLELSDAYVTTHATIGDFFSHRTGLPMAVGDELEDLGFERDAIRARLAQVSLDAFRTSYHYANFGITIGAEAIAAASGMDWGTLADKTLFEPLGMNSTSFRHDDLANRSNFARLHSFENGRFEALYQRDADAQAPAGGVSSNVLDMAIWMKALLAGQVPGVEDALFADALLPALQPQTVSGRSAGADGRSSTYGYGFNVGVTASGRPNMSHSGAFLLGAATHFQMIPNADIGIVVLTNGGPIGVPEAIAAHFLDVVQFGEASRDWFAAYNHVMSPLYAPVGDLAGVEPLATAEMARALADYAGVYTNPYFGTAHLVIEDDELVALLGPDEQRYPLARWSPDVFAMIPRHENGPAGSLSSVRFATEANAVSGFTITYLNGNGLAVWTRQP comes from the coding sequence ATGCGGTTGAGTGCTTTTTCGAGCCTTGTTTTCATTACGCTAGCTGCCACTGGAGATGTCAGGGCGCAAACGATTGTGCCGGGTGTTACACCTGCAAGTGATGTGACGGCGCTGGCGGAAAACGGTTTGACGCTGGCCCTCGAAACCTTGCCCGCAACAATCACGGATATTATGGCGCGCAGTGGCGTGCCGGGCATTGCAGTTGCGGTCGTGCAGGGCGGGGAAACAGTTTTTATCGACGGGTTTGGCGTGCGTGACATGGAAACTGGCGCGCCGGTTACGCCGGAAACAGTCTTCCAGATTGCGTCAATTTCGAAATCGATTTCAGCGACGGTAGGCGCGGTTGCTGTCGCCAAGGGTATTGTGTCCTGGGATGATACGGCGCGCCGCTATCTGCCCGATCTCGAACTCTCGGACGCTTACGTGACAACTCATGCAACAATCGGCGACTTCTTTTCTCATCGCACCGGCTTGCCGATGGCGGTGGGCGATGAGCTGGAGGATTTGGGTTTTGAGCGCGATGCCATTCGCGCCCGGTTGGCGCAAGTGTCGCTTGATGCGTTCCGCACCTCATATCACTATGCCAATTTCGGGATTACCATCGGGGCCGAAGCGATCGCCGCCGCGTCCGGGATGGATTGGGGGACACTGGCGGATAAAACCCTGTTTGAACCGCTTGGCATGAACTCTACCAGTTTCCGGCATGATGATCTGGCCAACCGTTCCAATTTTGCCCGGTTGCACAGTTTTGAGAATGGCCGCTTTGAGGCGCTTTATCAGCGTGATGCCGACGCTCAGGCACCAGCGGGCGGGGTGTCATCGAATGTCCTGGATATGGCAATCTGGATGAAAGCGCTGTTGGCGGGCCAGGTGCCGGGTGTCGAGGACGCCTTGTTCGCTGATGCGTTGCTTCCTGCCTTGCAGCCGCAAACGGTCAGCGGCCGCAGTGCCGGGGCCGACGGGCGCAGCAGCACTTATGGCTATGGCTTCAATGTCGGTGTGACCGCCAGTGGCCGGCCCAATATGAGCCATTCCGGTGCATTCCTTCTCGGGGCGGCTACGCATTTTCAGATGATTCCCAATGCTGATATCGGCATTGTGGTTCTCACTAATGGCGGACCGATTGGTGTGCCGGAAGCGATTGCAGCGCATTTTCTGGATGTGGTGCAGTTTGGCGAGGCGTCGCGCGACTGGTTTGCAGCCTATAATCATGTGATGAGCCCGCTTTATGCGCCAGTCGGTGATCTTGCTGGCGTCGAACCGTTGGCGACTGCGGAAATGGCGCGGGCATTGGCGGATTATGCGGGGGTTTATACCAATCCTTACTTCGGCACCGCACATTTGGTGATTGAGGATGACGAATTGGTCGCGCTTCTTGGGCCGGATGAGCAGCGCTATCCTTTGGCGCGCTGGTCTCCCGACGTTTTTGCGATGATCCCCCGACATGAAAACGGGCCAGCTGGTTCCTTGTCATCGGTGCGGTTTGCGACAGAGGCCAATGCCGTGTCAGGCTTCACGATCACTTATCTCAATGGGAACGGGCTGGCTGTGTGGACGCGCCAACCCTGA